In a genomic window of Demequina muriae:
- the metE gene encoding 5-methyltetrahydropteroyltriglutamate--homocysteine S-methyltransferase, with product MSDITNASAPAPAFPGGTILGYPRIGRMRELKRALESFWKGASTEADLESVAKEVRLANLERLAALGLGRADSSIPSNFSFYDHMLDASVAFGVVPTRFKDYELEHGGFDLSGYSVIARGEGDKAPLEMTKWFDSNYHYLVPEIGPESTFELASLRWVDEFVEAKEAGFVTRPVIPGPLTFLYLSKPSDDAPTGFEPIERLDDLLATYDDLLAELAAAGAEWVQIDEPILVADIAADRSEVLANAAKAYANLVGLEKRPALFVAAPYHSLGDALPVLKDAGVDAIGIDLVRGSVPADVDLTGATIVAGVVDGHNIWRTDLDEALRKADAVAALGATVTVSSSTSLFHVPHTLQGEEHLGEELLSWLAFADEKVAEIVTLAAAREQGEHAVAGALGEARAALKARAEHPGTNRADVRDALAEVDPGWFERGPYSARAAAQANRFHLPELATTTIGSFPQTPEIRKARAAWAKGELSDADYEQAMKDEIASVVRLQEDLGLDVLVHGEAERNDMVQYFAELLDGFDVTKNGWVQSYGSRCTRPSILWGDVARSAPMTVRWAEYAQSLSDKPVKGMLTGPVTILAWSFVRDDQPLGDTANQVGLALRQEIADLEAAGIGIIQVDEPALRELLPLKKSEQSAYLDWSVNSFRLATSGAKDDTQVHTHLCYSEFGEIIDAIDGLNADVTSIEAARSRMEVLPAIRSHGYERQIGPGVWDIHSPRVPSTQEVTELLQLAKDSIPGKQLWVNPDCGLKTRGYAETTETLTHMLEATRAVRGV from the coding sequence ATGTCTGACATCACCAATGCATCTGCCCCTGCGCCCGCCTTCCCCGGCGGCACGATCCTTGGTTACCCGCGCATCGGCCGAATGCGCGAGCTAAAGCGGGCCCTCGAGTCGTTCTGGAAGGGCGCCTCGACCGAGGCGGACCTCGAGTCCGTCGCCAAGGAGGTCCGCCTCGCGAACCTGGAGCGCCTTGCCGCGCTCGGCCTGGGCCGCGCCGACTCGTCGATTCCGTCGAACTTCTCCTTCTACGACCACATGCTCGATGCGTCGGTGGCCTTCGGCGTCGTTCCCACGCGCTTCAAGGACTACGAGCTCGAGCACGGCGGCTTCGACCTGTCCGGCTACTCGGTGATCGCCCGCGGCGAGGGCGACAAGGCCCCGCTCGAGATGACCAAGTGGTTCGACTCGAACTACCACTACCTGGTGCCCGAGATCGGCCCCGAGTCCACGTTCGAGCTCGCCTCGCTGCGGTGGGTCGACGAGTTCGTCGAGGCCAAGGAGGCCGGCTTCGTCACGCGCCCGGTGATCCCCGGCCCGCTGACGTTCCTGTACCTGTCCAAGCCCTCCGACGACGCGCCCACCGGCTTCGAGCCGATCGAGCGTCTCGACGACCTGCTGGCCACGTACGACGACCTCCTCGCCGAGCTCGCGGCAGCGGGCGCCGAGTGGGTGCAGATCGACGAGCCGATCCTGGTCGCCGACATCGCTGCCGACCGCAGCGAGGTGCTCGCCAACGCCGCCAAGGCGTACGCGAACCTGGTGGGGCTGGAGAAGCGCCCCGCGCTGTTCGTCGCTGCGCCGTACCACTCGCTCGGCGACGCGCTTCCCGTCCTGAAGGACGCGGGCGTCGACGCCATCGGCATCGACCTCGTGCGCGGCTCGGTTCCGGCCGATGTCGATCTGACGGGCGCGACCATCGTCGCGGGCGTCGTGGATGGCCACAACATCTGGCGCACCGATCTCGACGAGGCGCTGCGGAAGGCGGATGCGGTCGCTGCGCTCGGCGCGACGGTCACCGTCTCCTCCAGCACCAGCCTGTTCCACGTCCCGCACACCCTGCAGGGCGAGGAGCACCTCGGCGAGGAGCTGCTCAGCTGGCTGGCATTCGCGGACGAGAAGGTGGCGGAGATCGTCACTCTTGCCGCCGCTCGCGAGCAGGGCGAGCACGCCGTCGCCGGCGCCCTCGGGGAGGCCCGTGCCGCGCTGAAGGCGCGCGCCGAGCACCCGGGCACCAACCGCGCCGATGTGCGCGATGCGCTCGCCGAGGTGGACCCGGGCTGGTTCGAGCGCGGGCCGTACTCGGCACGTGCGGCCGCCCAGGCGAACCGCTTCCACCTGCCGGAGCTGGCCACGACGACCATCGGCTCGTTCCCGCAGACCCCCGAGATCCGCAAGGCACGCGCCGCGTGGGCCAAGGGCGAGCTGTCCGACGCCGACTACGAGCAGGCGATGAAGGACGAGATCGCCTCCGTCGTGCGCCTCCAGGAGGACCTCGGGCTCGACGTGCTGGTGCACGGCGAGGCCGAGCGCAACGACATGGTGCAGTACTTCGCGGAGCTGCTCGACGGCTTCGACGTCACCAAGAACGGCTGGGTCCAGTCGTACGGCTCGCGCTGCACGCGTCCGTCGATCCTGTGGGGCGACGTCGCACGCTCGGCGCCCATGACGGTGCGCTGGGCCGAGTACGCGCAGTCGCTGTCGGACAAGCCCGTCAAGGGCATGCTGACCGGACCGGTGACGATCCTCGCGTGGTCGTTCGTGCGCGACGACCAGCCGCTGGGCGACACTGCCAACCAGGTGGGCCTGGCGCTGCGCCAGGAGATCGCTGACCTGGAGGCTGCCGGCATCGGCATCATCCAGGTCGACGAGCCCGCCCTCCGCGAGCTCCTCCCGCTCAAGAAGTCGGAGCAGTCCGCGTACCTCGACTGGTCCGTGAACTCGTTCCGTCTGGCGACCTCGGGAGCGAAGGACGACACCCAGGTGCACACGCACCTGTGCTACTCCGAGTTCGGCGAGATCATCGACGCGATCGACGGCCTGAACGCCGACGTCACCTCGATCGAGGCCGCGCGCTCGCGCATGGAGGTCCTGCCTGCCATTCGCAGCCACGGCTACGAGCGCCAGATCGGGCCGGGCGTGTGGGACATCCACTCGCCGCGCGTGCCGTCGACGCAGGAGGTCACGGAGCTGCTGCAGCTGGCGAAGGACTCGATCCCCGGCAAGCAGCTGTGGGTCAACCCGGACTGCGGCCTCAAGACCCGCGGCTACGCAGAGACCACCGAGACGCTGACGCACATGCTGGAGGCGACGCGCGCCGTCCGCGGCGTGTAG
- a CDS encoding cation:proton antiporter regulatory subunit: protein MNIYETPLPGIGVRYEFQAEGGDHVGVVVRRDGKRDIALYDREDPDSCKGTVELSEGDASKVAELLGGTNITARLDTLSHMVEGLSIEWVTMPAVGGLTDKTIGDGRIRTETSASVVAVIRGDDGIPGPEPDFTLRAGDTVLVMGGADAVRSATSILTG from the coding sequence ATGAACATCTACGAGACTCCGCTCCCGGGCATCGGTGTCCGGTACGAGTTCCAGGCCGAAGGCGGCGACCACGTAGGAGTGGTGGTCCGTCGCGACGGCAAGCGTGACATCGCGTTGTACGACCGCGAGGACCCCGATTCGTGCAAGGGCACGGTCGAGCTCTCCGAGGGCGACGCGTCCAAGGTCGCCGAGCTGCTGGGCGGCACCAACATCACAGCCCGCCTCGACACGCTCAGCCACATGGTGGAGGGCCTGTCCATCGAGTGGGTCACCATGCCTGCGGTGGGCGGGCTGACGGACAAGACCATCGGCGACGGCCGCATCCGCACGGAGACGTCCGCCTCGGTCGTCGCCGTGATCCGCGGCGACGACGGCATCCCCGGGCCCGAGCCGGACTTCACCCTGCGCGCCGGGGACACGGTCCTGGTCATGGGCGGCGCCGACGCTGTACGCAGCGCCACCTCGATCCTGACGGGATAG
- a CDS encoding methylenetetrahydrofolate reductase produces MTIRDLLRHRAPTLSYELFPPRTPTAEATLEATMTTLAATDPDFMSITYGASGTTRGTSRSVVQRLAEAHTIPPLAHLTCVDQSRADLTAVIEAYLGEGVRDFLALRGDPPQGQKDWHPHPDGLLYASELVVLLREVARAHGVDDLSIGVTAFPAQHAMPQWRQQGLDVLRAKQDAGADFAITQVFYDVDHYRALVSDAAADGIGLPIIPEVMPLVSVTRANRAAQLTGVPTPEALVADLEAAEDDVAARRAGVAHAARLSRDLLDAGAPGIHVITFNKHEAALELVSQLPLRDIGH; encoded by the coding sequence ATGACCATCCGAGATCTCCTCCGCCATCGCGCGCCGACGCTCAGCTACGAGCTGTTCCCTCCGCGCACCCCGACGGCAGAGGCCACGCTCGAGGCGACGATGACCACGCTCGCCGCGACGGACCCGGACTTCATGTCGATCACGTACGGCGCGTCGGGCACCACGCGCGGCACCTCGCGGTCGGTGGTGCAGCGGCTGGCTGAGGCGCACACCATCCCCCCGCTCGCGCACCTCACGTGCGTGGACCAGTCGCGCGCGGATCTGACGGCAGTGATCGAGGCCTACCTCGGCGAAGGCGTGCGCGACTTCCTCGCGCTGCGCGGCGACCCTCCCCAGGGCCAGAAGGATTGGCATCCCCACCCGGACGGGCTGCTCTACGCGAGCGAACTCGTGGTCCTGCTGCGCGAGGTCGCCCGCGCGCACGGCGTCGACGACCTCAGCATCGGCGTCACGGCGTTCCCTGCCCAGCACGCGATGCCGCAGTGGCGCCAGCAGGGCCTGGATGTGCTGCGCGCCAAGCAGGATGCCGGCGCCGACTTCGCGATCACCCAGGTGTTCTACGACGTCGACCACTACCGCGCGCTGGTGTCGGACGCCGCCGCAGACGGCATCGGCCTGCCGATCATCCCTGAGGTGATGCCGCTGGTCTCGGTGACCCGCGCGAACCGGGCCGCCCAGCTCACCGGAGTGCCGACTCCGGAGGCGCTGGTCGCGGACCTGGAGGCAGCCGAGGACGATGTCGCGGCCCGCAGGGCGGGCGTCGCGCACGCCGCGCGGCTGTCGCGAGACCTGCTCGATGCGGGCGCCCCCGGCATCCACGTCATCACGTTCAACAAGCACGAGGCCGCGCTGGAGCTGGTCTCTCAGCTGCCGCTGCGCGACATCGGCCACTAG
- a CDS encoding VOC family protein — MNTLTWFEIPVTDLERATAFYRSVLKAEFSPEDDGEGHRKSIFETDSGVSGALSHGADWVPSESGTMVYFDANPDLAPVLDRVTQAGGEVVEPKQEVGGDHGYWARFRDTEGNIVGLLSEG; from the coding sequence ATGAACACCCTGACGTGGTTCGAGATCCCCGTGACAGACCTGGAGCGCGCGACCGCGTTCTACCGCTCCGTCCTGAAGGCGGAGTTCTCGCCCGAGGACGACGGCGAGGGCCATCGCAAGTCCATCTTCGAAACCGATTCGGGAGTGTCGGGCGCGCTGTCCCACGGCGCGGACTGGGTCCCGAGCGAGTCCGGAACGATGGTCTACTTCGATGCGAATCCCGACCTCGCTCCGGTGCTGGACCGCGTGACGCAGGCGGGAGGCGAGGTCGTCGAACCCAAGCAGGAGGTCGGCGGCGACCACGGGTACTGGGCGCGCTTCCGCGACACCGAGGGCAACATCGTCGGGCTCCTGTCGGAAGGCTGA
- a CDS encoding cation:proton antiporter — MLAIALPLEVLPEPETSHAGAVLIELGIILLVLAALGRVAARLGIPSIPLYLLAGLVMGDGGFIPVSAGEEFLEVGAEIGVVLLLLLLGLEYSPEDLRNGLKSNWAAGLLDGVANAVPGFAVGLMLGWSPTAALLLAGVTYISSSGIIARLLDDFDRVANRETPVLLSLLVMEDIVMAVFLPIVAVLLVGASLVQGAIAAGVALGIVALAFVISMRFSHHVSRLVHSRSRELLLLGVLGLTFLVAGLADAVQVSAAVGAFLLGLTLSGQVADDVRTLLPPLRDVFGGLFFVFFGLMIDPRDLIPVLLPALALALVTAVTKIYTGMWAAKRNGIGPKGQWRTGLSLVPRGEFSIVIAGLGVAAGAESQLGPFTAAYVLILAVTGSLLMRFANKIPPPGTWWGASTSPARAPSPGATPSRVTGRAQRDAST, encoded by the coding sequence ATGCTCGCCATCGCGCTGCCGCTGGAGGTGCTCCCGGAGCCGGAGACCAGCCACGCGGGCGCGGTGCTGATCGAGCTCGGAATCATCCTGCTGGTGCTGGCCGCGCTCGGACGCGTCGCCGCCCGGCTCGGAATCCCCTCGATCCCGTTGTACCTGCTCGCGGGTCTGGTCATGGGCGACGGCGGCTTCATCCCCGTCAGCGCCGGCGAGGAGTTCCTCGAGGTCGGCGCAGAGATCGGCGTGGTGCTCCTGCTGCTGCTCCTCGGGCTCGAGTACTCGCCTGAGGACCTGCGCAACGGGCTCAAGTCGAACTGGGCGGCCGGCCTGCTGGACGGCGTCGCGAACGCGGTGCCCGGCTTCGCCGTCGGCCTGATGCTGGGCTGGTCGCCCACCGCCGCGCTGCTGCTCGCCGGCGTCACCTACATCTCGTCGTCCGGCATCATCGCGCGCCTGCTGGACGACTTCGATCGCGTGGCGAACCGCGAGACTCCCGTGCTGCTGAGCCTGCTCGTCATGGAGGACATCGTGATGGCGGTGTTCCTGCCCATCGTCGCGGTGCTGCTGGTGGGCGCCTCTCTGGTCCAGGGCGCGATCGCCGCCGGCGTTGCGCTGGGGATCGTCGCGCTCGCCTTCGTGATCTCCATGCGCTTCTCGCACCACGTGTCGCGACTGGTGCACTCGCGCTCGCGTGAGCTGCTGCTGCTGGGCGTCCTCGGCCTGACGTTCCTGGTCGCCGGGCTCGCCGACGCGGTCCAGGTCTCGGCGGCGGTCGGCGCGTTCCTGCTTGGCCTCACGCTGTCAGGCCAGGTCGCGGACGATGTGCGCACCCTGCTGCCGCCGCTGCGCGACGTGTTCGGCGGCCTGTTCTTCGTCTTCTTCGGCCTGATGATCGACCCTCGAGATCTGATTCCGGTCCTGCTCCCCGCGCTCGCGCTCGCGCTCGTCACCGCCGTCACCAAGATCTACACGGGGATGTGGGCCGCCAAGCGCAACGGCATCGGGCCCAAGGGCCAGTGGCGCACGGGCCTGTCGCTCGTGCCGCGCGGAGAGTTCTCGATCGTCATCGCCGGCCTGGGAGTCGCGGCTGGAGCCGAGTCCCAACTGGGGCCCTTCACGGCCGCGTACGTGCTGATTCTCGCCGTGACGGGTTCGCTGCTCATGCGCTTCGCCAACAAGATCCCGCCCCCGGGGACGTGGTGGGGCGCAAGCACGTCACCGGCGCGTGCGCCGTCGCCTGGCGCCACCCCCTCGCGGGTGACCGGACGAGCACAGCGCGACGCGTCCACGTAG
- a CDS encoding polynucleotide kinase, whose product MTTARDSAPRDRSDGALPSAVLVDLDGTLAHMGDRHPFATTGYDLDTPNKPVLEVVRALHLAGHTIVVISGRKEVSRAETEWWLSTHLPVPYEGLHLRPDADERSDGVVKREIFEREIVPRFDVLCVLDDRNHVVDMWRDELGLTCLQVAPGDF is encoded by the coding sequence ATGACGACAGCCCGCGATTCCGCCCCACGCGACCGCAGCGACGGCGCGCTGCCCTCGGCCGTCCTGGTCGACCTCGACGGCACGCTCGCGCACATGGGCGATCGCCACCCGTTCGCGACCACGGGATACGACCTGGACACTCCCAACAAGCCCGTGCTCGAGGTGGTGAGGGCGCTGCACCTCGCTGGCCACACCATCGTGGTGATCTCCGGCCGAAAGGAGGTGTCGCGCGCCGAGACCGAGTGGTGGCTCAGCACCCATCTGCCCGTGCCGTACGAGGGACTCCACCTCCGGCCTGACGCTGACGAGCGCTCCGACGGCGTGGTCAAGAGAGAGATCTTCGAGCGCGAGATCGTCCCGCGATTCGACGTGCTGTGCGTGCTGGACGATCGCAATCACGTGGTCGACATGTGGCGCGACGAGCTGGGGCTCACGTGTCTTCAGGTGGCGCCTGGCGACTTCTAG
- a CDS encoding DNA topoisomerase IB, whose translation MPRLRRSRPSEPGLTRRRAGKGWTYRDERGHRITDAEGIERIRAFAIPPAWTDVWICPWPHGHLQALGTDEAGRRQYLYHPAWRERRDRAKHERVLDVAAGLPAARAVADADASRDDMSREHVLGIAFRLLDRGLFRVGGEGYAADNGSYGLATILREHARVTSDGVEFDYIAKSGKRRHVVVRDAEAEAAISTLKRRGDDDPQLLAWREAGTPVSWRDITSDDINGYLQMVVQPDATAKDFRTWHGTVIAAQALAHAGDAAAMSPTARRKAVAGVMREVAAHLGNTPAVARASYVDPRVVDLWEDGISIAPVVEALGDHGEDLSPGARDAAIQAALEQSVVDLLTTSPVALNRKLQHGARRARRIARATG comes from the coding sequence ATGCCGCGCCTCCGCCGCTCCCGCCCCTCCGAGCCGGGCCTCACCCGAAGGCGCGCCGGCAAGGGCTGGACCTACCGAGACGAGCGCGGCCACCGCATCACCGATGCCGAGGGCATCGAGCGCATCCGCGCGTTCGCCATCCCGCCCGCGTGGACCGATGTGTGGATCTGCCCATGGCCCCATGGCCACCTGCAGGCGCTCGGCACCGACGAGGCGGGGCGCCGCCAGTACCTGTATCACCCCGCCTGGCGTGAGCGCCGGGATCGCGCCAAGCACGAGAGGGTGCTCGACGTCGCGGCGGGCCTGCCGGCGGCGAGGGCGGTCGCCGATGCGGACGCGAGCCGCGACGACATGTCTCGCGAGCACGTCCTGGGGATCGCGTTCCGGCTGCTTGACCGCGGCCTGTTCCGCGTGGGCGGCGAGGGTTATGCGGCGGACAACGGCTCGTACGGGCTCGCCACGATCCTGCGTGAGCACGCGCGGGTCACGTCGGACGGCGTGGAGTTCGACTACATCGCCAAGTCAGGAAAGCGGCGCCACGTGGTGGTGCGCGATGCGGAGGCAGAGGCGGCCATCTCGACGCTCAAGCGACGCGGCGACGACGACCCCCAGCTCCTGGCATGGCGTGAGGCCGGCACGCCGGTGTCGTGGCGCGACATCACGAGCGATGACATCAACGGCTACCTGCAGATGGTGGTCCAGCCCGATGCGACCGCCAAGGACTTCCGCACGTGGCACGGGACCGTGATCGCGGCGCAGGCGCTCGCTCACGCCGGCGATGCCGCAGCGATGAGCCCGACCGCGCGCAGAAAGGCGGTCGCGGGCGTGATGAGGGAGGTGGCCGCCCACTTGGGCAACACCCCTGCCGTGGCCCGGGCATCCTACGTCGACCCCCGCGTGGTCGACCTGTGGGAGGACGGGATCTCGATCGCTCCCGTGGTGGAGGCGTTGGGGGACCACGGAGAGGACCTGTCGCCCGGCGCGCGCGACGCGGCGATCCAGGCGGCGCTCGAGCAGTCGGTGGTGGATCTGCTCACCACGTCTCCGGTGGCACTGAACCGCAAGCTCCAGCACGGTGCTCGGCGCGCCCGAAGGATCGCGCGCGCGACCGGCTGA
- a CDS encoding DUF6174 domain-containing protein produces the protein MAAVAAVAATSACSEGSADPWDEPADYTFEATITVFGPAHGEWRVTVRDHEVVEVEGLDEWSEIDEFTTIESFDTLADYITRHDEARAEGAHSVALRQSADGTPTHYSVDWSADAVDDEYEASFTDVTPTDGTAGSVPD, from the coding sequence ATGGCCGCAGTGGCCGCGGTCGCGGCGACGAGCGCGTGCTCCGAGGGTTCTGCCGATCCCTGGGACGAGCCGGCGGACTACACGTTTGAGGCGACCATCACCGTCTTCGGCCCGGCCCACGGCGAGTGGCGCGTCACCGTGCGCGATCACGAGGTCGTCGAGGTCGAGGGTCTGGATGAGTGGAGCGAGATCGACGAGTTCACCACCATCGAGTCCTTCGACACCCTCGCGGACTACATCACGCGGCACGACGAGGCGCGTGCGGAGGGCGCTCACAGCGTGGCGCTGAGGCAGTCCGCCGACGGAACCCCGACTCACTATTCGGTCGACTGGAGCGCCGACGCCGTCGACGATGAGTACGAGGCCTCGTTCACGGACGTCACGCCCACGGATGGCACAGCCGGCTCCGTGCCAGACTGA
- a CDS encoding prepilin-type N-terminal cleavage/methylation domain-containing protein produces MTVPTSRRGSDAGFTLPELLVVIVIVAILAAIAIPLYLDHTRKANDAAAQSDAMNLGTMVRAAYDEGGSPTVTLNGDRRYVIDGEVAFGASPGVEFVTFTGGDIESWCVQLRHPGGEAAASPGVRFDAQNGYVEQAACP; encoded by the coding sequence ATGACAGTCCCCACCTCACGGCGGGGATCCGATGCGGGCTTCACGTTGCCTGAACTGCTGGTGGTCATCGTCATCGTCGCGATACTCGCCGCGATCGCCATTCCGCTGTACCTGGATCACACCAGGAAGGCGAATGACGCAGCGGCGCAGTCCGACGCGATGAACCTCGGCACGATGGTGCGCGCAGCGTACGACGAGGGGGGCAGCCCCACCGTCACGCTGAACGGGGACCGCAGGTACGTGATCGACGGCGAGGTGGCGTTCGGTGCCTCCCCCGGCGTCGAGTTCGTCACGTTCACCGGCGGCGACATCGAGTCGTGGTGCGTGCAGCTGCGTCACCCGGGCGGCGAGGCGGCGGCAAGTCCCGGCGTTCGCTTCGACGCTCAGAACGGCTACGTCGAACAGGCGGCCTGCCCGTAA
- a CDS encoding GNAT family N-acetyltransferase, producing MIRDATTADAAAIAALYNPYVRETVITFEYEEVSSEDMASRIARVQELDLPWLVLEDEGSIIGFAYAAQYRPRAAYRHSVETTIYLAHGAGGRGLGRKLYDALIARLRTGHPHSAISLIALPNDASIALHLATGWSEVGQLREVGRKFDRWIDVAYYQLDVSST from the coding sequence ATGATCCGTGACGCCACCACTGCCGATGCCGCGGCCATCGCCGCGCTCTACAACCCCTACGTGCGCGAGACCGTCATCACCTTCGAGTACGAGGAGGTGTCCAGCGAAGACATGGCGTCGCGGATCGCGCGCGTGCAGGAGCTGGACTTGCCGTGGCTCGTGCTCGAGGACGAGGGCTCGATCATCGGCTTCGCCTACGCCGCTCAGTACCGTCCCCGCGCGGCCTACCGCCACTCCGTCGAGACCACCATCTACCTCGCCCACGGCGCCGGCGGGCGCGGACTCGGCCGCAAGCTCTACGATGCGCTCATCGCGCGACTGCGCACGGGCCACCCGCACTCTGCAATCTCGCTCATCGCCCTGCCCAACGACGCCTCGATCGCCCTGCACCTGGCGACAGGGTGGAGCGAGGTCGGGCAGCTGCGCGAGGTGGGACGCAAGTTCGACCGGTGGATCGACGTCGCCTACTACCAACTGGACGTGAGCTCGACCTAG
- a CDS encoding OsmC family protein — protein MEEITDKQVTLTREAEGVYLARNAEGAEYRFGHNVDGALSSIELLMVAIAGCSATDLDMMTSRRADPTKFDVTVDAQKVAGSSPAFLRNIEVLFDVAFPEGEDGDKARARIGAALKAAEEKTCTVSRTVSAGSPVTLKTADGAA, from the coding sequence ATGGAAGAAATCACCGACAAGCAGGTCACTCTCACACGCGAAGCGGAGGGCGTCTACCTGGCCAGGAACGCCGAGGGTGCCGAATACCGGTTCGGACACAACGTCGACGGCGCGCTCAGCTCCATCGAGCTGCTGATGGTCGCGATCGCCGGCTGCTCGGCCACCGATCTCGACATGATGACGTCGCGGCGCGCCGATCCGACCAAGTTTGATGTCACGGTCGACGCGCAGAAGGTCGCGGGCTCCTCGCCCGCGTTCCTGCGCAACATCGAGGTGCTCTTCGACGTCGCGTTCCCCGAGGGCGAGGACGGCGACAAGGCCCGCGCGCGCATCGGCGCCGCTCTGAAGGCCGCCGAAGAGAAGACGTGCACGGTGTCCCGCACCGTCAGCGCAGGCTCTCCCGTGACGCTGAAGACCGCAGACGGAGCCGCCTAA
- a CDS encoding phosphotransferase, translating into MSPTEPIYIADETVRALIDEQFPELAGRELGRRYTLEDQFAMRIGDDYGAIFPRLPGRDEHYARVVDLITPHVDRWTFPSSHPIATGVPGHGFPYHWTLVQWISASTAGFVPLHAESARPLGEALREVHTPSPADAPLNPRTGLGLPELEDQFSSLLAFACDRGAPENRSIDADAARAIYEEGEAASQDVSFTWTHGRLEPRAILSDQGAFAGILLWHNFGAGDPAADLGYAANLLSRDMHPHFWAGYGDVSEATAARARAFQVFAALRHIQIDDPFLMRMAWERLMELGLVHEA; encoded by the coding sequence ATGTCCCCTACTGAACCGATCTACATCGCTGACGAGACGGTCCGGGCGCTCATCGATGAGCAGTTCCCGGAGCTCGCCGGGCGGGAGCTCGGGCGCCGCTACACGCTCGAGGATCAGTTCGCCATGAGGATCGGCGACGACTACGGCGCGATCTTCCCGCGGCTCCCGGGCAGGGACGAGCACTACGCGCGGGTCGTGGACCTCATCACCCCGCATGTGGACCGATGGACCTTCCCCTCCAGCCACCCCATCGCGACGGGCGTCCCTGGCCACGGCTTCCCCTACCACTGGACCCTGGTGCAGTGGATCTCGGCGTCGACCGCAGGGTTCGTCCCGCTGCATGCCGAGTCGGCGCGCCCGCTGGGCGAGGCGCTGCGCGAGGTGCACACCCCGAGCCCGGCCGATGCGCCGCTCAACCCGCGGACGGGGCTGGGTCTCCCTGAGCTCGAGGACCAGTTCTCGTCGCTGCTCGCCTTCGCATGCGACCGTGGAGCGCCCGAGAACCGCAGCATCGACGCCGATGCCGCCAGGGCCATCTACGAAGAGGGCGAGGCCGCGTCGCAGGACGTGTCGTTCACCTGGACCCACGGCCGGCTCGAGCCGCGCGCGATCCTGTCGGATCAGGGCGCTTTCGCAGGCATTCTGCTCTGGCACAACTTCGGCGCCGGGGACCCTGCCGCCGATCTCGGGTACGCCGCCAACCTGCTCTCCCGCGACATGCACCCTCACTTCTGGGCCGGCTACGGCGACGTCTCGGAGGCGACAGCCGCGCGCGCACGGGCGTTCCAGGTGTTCGCCGCGCTCCGACACATCCAGATCGACGACCCGTTCCTGATGCGCATGGCGTGGGAGCGGCTGATGGAGCTCGGGCTGGTGCACGAGGCCTGA
- a CDS encoding GNAT family N-acetyltransferase yields METLRSERLTLRPMTMDDAEDLAERRSDTTTAQYQAWRAPYPVERARELIEDITSRPGPRPGHWYQLAVVRTRDDKVLGDVAIWLSENGRTAEVGFTLHPWARGHYYATEATARLVDYAVFDLGVHRVEASTHPHNISSIKVLERIGFIPEGIRRERYWVEDEVSDDAMYGILAREWKARRAQD; encoded by the coding sequence ATGGAGACGTTGAGATCCGAACGCCTCACGCTGCGGCCCATGACCATGGACGACGCTGAGGACCTCGCCGAGCGTCGATCCGACACGACCACGGCCCAGTACCAGGCGTGGCGCGCCCCTTATCCCGTCGAGAGGGCGCGCGAACTCATCGAGGACATCACCTCCAGGCCGGGCCCCAGGCCGGGGCACTGGTACCAGCTCGCCGTAGTCCGCACGCGCGACGACAAGGTGCTGGGAGACGTCGCGATCTGGCTGTCGGAGAACGGGCGCACCGCGGAGGTGGGCTTCACGCTTCACCCGTGGGCCCGGGGCCACTACTACGCCACCGAGGCGACCGCGCGCCTGGTGGACTATGCGGTGTTCGACCTGGGCGTGCACCGGGTCGAGGCGTCGACCCATCCCCACAACATCAGTTCGATCAAGGTTCTCGAGCGCATCGGGTTCATCCCCGAGGGCATTCGTCGCGAGCGCTACTGGGTCGAGGACGAGGTGTCGGACGACGCGATGTACGGCATCCTCGCGCGAGAGTGGAAGGCACGTCGCGCCCAGGACTGA